GCATGAAGACATTGGTCATCGGCTCTGGCGGGCGTGAGCACGCCCTGGCATGGAAACTCGCGCAATCGCCGCGCATCCAGAAAATCTTCGTGGCCCCGGGCAACGCCGGCACGGCGCTGGACCCGGACATGGAAAACGTCCCCCTCACCGCCATCCCCGATCTGGTGGACTTCGCCCGCCAGGAAAAAATCCACTTGACCGTGGTGGGACCCGAAGCGCCGCTCGCCGCTGGTATCGTCGACGCTTTCCGCGCCGCCGGCCTGAAGATCTTCGGGCCGACGCAACAGGCGGCGCAGCTGGAAGCTTCCAAGGACTATGCCAAGGCCTTCATGGTGCGCCACGGCATTCCCACCGCGGCCTATGCCACCTTCACCGATGCGGCGGCCGCCCATGCCCATGTAGAGGCAAAGGGGGCGCCCATCGTCATCAAAGCCGATGGCCTGGCGGCGGGCAAGGGCGTGGTGGTGGCAGCCACTGTGGCTGAAGCCCATGCGGCGGTGGACATGATGCTCGGCGAAAACAAACTGGGCGCCGCCGGCGCGCGGGTGGTGATCGAGGAATATCTCACCGGCGAGGAGGCAAGCTTCATCGTCATGGTGGATGGCGAGCATGTGCTGCCGCTCGCCACCAGCCAGGATCACAAGCGCCTGCTCGATGGCGACCGCGGACCCAATACGGGCGGCATGGGCGCCTATTCCCCCGCGCCCCTCATCACCCCGGAGCTCCATGCGCGCATCATGCGGGAGATCATACAGCCGACGGTGGCCGGTCTGCGTGCCGAGGGGGTGCCCTACACGGGTTTTCTCTATGCGGGGCTGATGATCGATGCCGCCGGCAATCCGCGTGTGCTGGAATACAACTGCCGCATGGGCGACCCGGAAACCCAGCCCATCATGATGCGGCTGAAAAGCGACTTCCTCGCCCTCCTGGAACATGCCCTCTCCGGCACGCTGCACCAGGTGGAAGCCCAGTGGGACCGACGCACGGCGCTTGGCGTGGTGCTGGCCGCCGCTGGCTACCCGGAGGCGCCCCGCACCGGCGATGTGATCACCGGTCTGCCGGCGCCCGGGGAGGATTACATGGTCTTTCACGCCGGCACTGCCCTGCGCGACGGCCAGGTGGTGACCAGCGGCGGCCGGGTGCTGTGTGTCACTGCGCTGGGCGATACGGTGAAAATGGCCCAGCGCCGCGCCTACGAAGTCGCCAGCCGGATTCATTTCGCCGGCATGCAGATGCGCCACGACATCGGCCATCGTGCCCTGCGGCGCTAGCGACTGGCCGGGATCTTCTCGCCACGCCCGGCGAATCGTCCCCCTTTGCGCAGGAGGCAGGCCAGCATCCGGCTTCCCCGGCGGGCGGGGGAGTTTTCAAGCGCAGCCCTGAAGACGCAAAAGAAACCGAGGAGTAAGCCCGATGGAAACCAAGCGTGTCCGGGAGTTCCTGACGGAATTACAGGAACTCATCGTCGAGCGTCTGCAACAGGTGGACGGTAAGCGTTTCCGCCGCGATGAGTGGAGCCGCGCGGAAGGAGGCGGCGGGGTGACCTGCGTCATCGAAGAAGGCAATGTGCTGGAGCGCGGCGGGGTGAACTTCTCCCATGTCATGGGCGAAAGCCTGCCGCCCTCGGCCACGGCCAGCCGGCCCCAGCTTGCCGGCCGCCGGTTCGAGGCCATGGGCGTGTCCCTGGTTTTGCATCCCCGCAACCCCTACGCGCCCACGGTGCACATGAACGTGCGCTTCTTCGTCGCGGAAAAACCTGGTGAGGCGCCGGTGTGGTGGTTTGGCGGCGGCATGGACCTCACCCCCTATTACGGCTTCGAGGAGGATGCGGTGCATTTCCACACCCTCTGCCGCAATGCCCTGACCCCCTTCGGCGCCGACTACTACCCCCGCTTCAAGAAATGGTGCGATGAGTATTTCTACCTCCGGCATCGGGGCGAGCCGCGGGGCGTGGGGGGCATCTTCTTCGACGATTTCAGCGAGGGGGGCTTCGAGCACGCCTTCAATCTCACCGAAAGTGTGGGGGATCATTTCCTGCCCGCCTATGTCCCCATCCTGGAGCGGCGCATGAACACCCCTTACGGGGAACGGGAGCGGGATTTCCAGGCCTACCGGCGGGGTCGTTACGTGGAGTTCAACCTGGTCTATGACCGCGGCACGTTGTTCGGGCTGCAAAGTGGCGGGCGTACCGAGTCCATCCTCATGTCCCTGCCGCCGCTGGTGAAATGGCGCTACGACTGGAAGCCGGAGCCCGGCACGCCGGAAGCGCGCCTCTATACGGATTTCCTCATCGCCCGCGACTGGGTGTAACACCGAAGCGCGCCTGCGCAGCTTATACTGCGGGGGCATGGGGTTTAACCATCTGCCCAACCTGCTCACCACCCTGCGCGTGCTGGCCGCGCCGGTGTTGGCCTGGGCGCTGCTTACCGGCAACTTTGCCCTGGCCTTCTGGATTTTCCTCGCCGCTGCGCTCACCGATGCGCTGGACGGCTGGATCGCCCGCCGCTTCCAGCTCACGACGCCCTACGGTGCGGTGATGGATCCGCTGGCCGACAAGCTGGTCACCCTGGTGTGCGTGATCCTCCTCACCTGGCTCAGCATGGTGCCCTTGTGGCTGACGCTCGCCCTGGTGGTGCGGGATACCATCATCGTCGGCGGCGCCTTCGCCTATCACCGCGTCTTCGGTGAAGTGCAGATTCGGCCCACGCGGCTGGGCAAGGCGCACACCCTGCTCGCTTTTGCCCTCTTCGCCGGTGTGCTGGCCGATGCCGCGGGTTATCTGGAGCTCGATGCAGTGCGGGAGCCTTTCTTTCTCCTCGTGTTGATCCTGACCGTGGCGAGCGGCACCCAGTATGTGCTGCTGTGGGGCCGCCGCGCGGCGGCGGAGGCGTCACGGCGACAGCCGCGCTAACCAGTCGTCGAGGGGTTCGGGGCGGTGGAAATGATAGCCCTGGAAGCGCTCACAACCCTGGCGCCTGAGGAAATCGTACTGGGCGGTGTTCTCCACCCCTTCCGCCACCACTTCCAGGCCCAGATGGGTGGCCATGGCGAGAATGGTTTCCACCAGCGCCACGTCGTTGAGGTCGTGGGGCACATCCTGGACGAAACTCTTGTCGATCTTGAGCTCCGCCAGGGGCAGCCGCTTCAGATAGGCAAGGGATGAATAGCCGATGCCGAAGTCATCGATGGAAAAGCGCACGCCCAGATTCGAAAGCTCCGTCATGTGGGCGAGCACCTCGGCGGTGTGTTCCAGCAAGAGGCTCTCCGTGATCTCCAGCACCAGATAGCCGGGATCGGCCCCGGTAGCGGTGAGGATTTCCCGCACCCGGCGCACCAGATCGGGCTGGCGAAACTGGCGGGGACTCATGTTCACCGCGATGCGCAGGCCGCGGCCCTCGCCATCGAGGCGGGCGATGAGGCGGCAGGCCTGGGTGAGGACCCACTCGCCAATGGGCACGATGAGCCCGCTTTCCTCCGCCACGGGGATGAAGGTGGCGGGTGGCACCAGGCCCCGTTCCGGATGGGGCCAGCGCAGCAGCACCTCGGCGCCGGTCAGGCGACCCGCTGCATCCAGCTGGGATTGCAGGTAGACGGCGAAGGCCTGGGTGCGCACCGCTTCGCGCAGCGCCTGCTCCAGGGCGTAGCGCTGGCTGACTGCCTCCTGCAGCGCCGGCTCGAAATACGCCACCGCATTGCGCCCCGCCTCCTTGGCGCGATACATGGCGATGTCCGCCTCCCGCATGAGATCGTCGATGTTCTCGTGATCCTTGGGGAAGAGGGTGATGCCGATACTGGCGCCGGAGATGAAATCCATTTCTCCCACCCGCACCGGCTGGGTGAGGGACAGTCGGATTTTTTCCGCGAGTGCCAGGGCGAGCGTGGCGGCATCCTGCAGGGAGGGGGCGAGGTCCGGGACGAGCACGACGAACTCGTCACCCCCCAGCCGCGCCACGGTATCGGTTTGGCGCAGGTGAAGGCTGATGCGCTGCGCCACCTCCTTAAGCAGGCTGTCGCCGATCTCGTGCCCATAGACGTCGTTGATGCGCTTGAAATGGTCGAGATCGACGAACATCAAGGCGCCGCGACGGCGGTTGCGGGAAGCGGCGGCGACGGCCTGCGCGAGCCGGTCGCGCAAAAGCGTCCGGTTGGGCAGCCCGGTAAGGGGATCGTGAAAGGCCAGGCGCTCGATCTCGGCCTCGGCGCGCTTGCTATCGGTGATGTCCAGGCAATGGCCCACATAGCCGAGAAAGCCGCCTTCGCTGTCATAGCGCGGGCTGCCCTGATCGACGATCCAGCGGTATTCGCCGCTGTGGTGGCGCAGGCGGTATTCCATGCGGAAGGGCTGGCGGGCGTCGAAGGCGCGCTCGTAAATTTCCACCACCCGCGGCAGGTCTTCCGGGTGTACGCTGGCGGTCCAGCCCATGCCCAGTTCGTCTTCCAGGCGGCGGCCGGTGAATTCCAGCCACACCCGGTTGAAGTAGTCGCAGAGCTTGTCGGGACCCGAGGTCCAGATGAGCGCCTGGCCGGCATCGGCGAGGGTGCGGAAATGCCGTTCGCTGTCCGCCAGCCGGCGCCGCAACCGGTATTCCTCCGTCACGTCGCGGAAGACCAGCACCACGCCTTCCACTTCGCCGGACACGCCGCGGATGGGCGCGGCCGAATCGGCGATATGACGCCGGTTCCCGTCCCGCGCCACGAGCACGGTGTGATTGGCCAGGCCCACCACGATGCCCTCGGCGAGCACCCGATCCACCGGGCTTTCCTGGGGTTGGCCGGTGAGGGCGTTTTCGATGACGAAGACTTCGCCAAGCTGCCGCCCCCGGGCTTCGGCCAGGGGCCAGCCGGTGAGGGCTTCCGCCACCGGGTTCATCAGGGTGACGCGCTGGGCGGCATCGGTGGCGATGAGGGCATCGCCGATGGACTGGAGGGTGATGGCAAGCCGTGTCTCGCTCTCCGCCAGCCGCGCCTGGGCTTGCGCCACCGCCTCTGCCATGTGGTTGAAGGCCTGCGCCAGGCGTTGGATCTCCTCCGGTCCTTCCGGCTGCGATCGTGCCTCGAGCTCCCCGTGGCCGAAGCGTTCCGCGACACCGGCGAGCCGGTTCAAGGGGCGGCTTACCTGATGAACCAGATAAAAAGCAAGCCCGCCGATGAGGAGAACCAGCCCCACGAGGTCCGGCAGCCGCGCGGCGAACGCCGCCCGCAGGGCCGCCGCCCGCTGCCGGCTCACATCGAACCGCACATACACCACGCCCCGGCGGGAGCTGCGCACCTCGGTGGGCGCGGCGGGAAAATCGAAGGGATGGAAGACCTCCAGCCGGTTGCCGTCGATATGCTCGATGAGCAGGGGCAGCCGGCGCTCGCCCGCCGCGCGTGCACGCTCCAGGGGGAAGCCGGGCATCACCTCCGCCACGGGTCTGTCCCGCCAGGCGTAACGATGGGCGCTTATCACCCTGTTGGCTTCGTCGAGGATGAGCACCGCCGCCACCCGGGGGTCGGTCGCCACATGGGCGAGATCCGCCTCCACCAGGCTGCGGGCGGAGGCAAACCCGTATTCGGCCATGCGGGCGAGATGAGCGGCAGCGGCCAGGGCGTCCTGGCGGGCCGAGGTCTTGATGTCCGCCTGCTCGTCGTTGAGGGCGGTGAAAAAGGAAATCCCGCCGATCAGAAGCAAAAGCAGGGTGAGCCCCAGGGGCAGCAGCAGCCGCAGCGGCGCGCGCATCAAGCGGCCTCCGGCAGGAAGCGGGCATCGGCCAGGCCCGCGAGGGTCACGGGCCGCCGCAACAGGCCGTTTTGCAGCATGAGGGTCTGCACCTGGGTGGCCGCGGCCGTAAGCCGCTGGCCGCCTTCGTCCAGCCACGCCCGATTGGCGCGCCGATCCATCATGCGCACGCCGGCGTAGGCGCGCGCCACCGCCTCGGGGGGAATGCCCAGCCGCGGCGCCATGCGACGGGCGGCATCCGCCGGTTTCTGCAGGAAGTGATCCAGGGCGGCAAAGTAAGCCGCGGTGAGCTGACGGAAGGATTCCGCTGCTGCCGCCAGGGCGGAAGCATGGGCCACCAGCACGTCCACGATGAGACCGGGAAAGGCACCGCTATCGATGATGCGGCGCGCGCCGAGGGCTTCGAGTTGGGTGGCGTAGGGTTCCCAGGTCACCAGCGCATCCACCTCGCCGGCCTGATAGGCGGCGAGGTGGCGGTCGCCGGTGACGGGCACCTTGACCACCTCCTTCGGAGCAAGGCCGGCGATTTCCAGGCTTTTGCTCAACATGAGCGCCCCGGCCGCCGTCTCCTCCACCCCGATGCGCTGTCCGGCAAGATCGCGCGGCGTGCGCAGGGGCGGGCGCGCCATCACCACGTCCGCCCCGGCCGAATCGTCGAAGACTAGGATGACCCGCACATCGAGGCCGCCCTCCCGCGCCAGCAGACACTCGTCCAGGGTGAGGCAGGCCGCTTCCACCTCTTTGCTGGCGAGTGCCATGAGGCTCGCCGTGTTGGAAGGCATTTCCACCAGACGCACCGCCGACTCATCCAGCAAGCCCAGTTCGCGGGCGAGGAACAGGGGCTCGTAGCCCACCCAGACGATGCCCGCCACGCGCACCAGCGGCCGCGCCGGCTGACAGCCGGCCCAAAGGGGCAGGGTGAGGAGCGAGGCGAGGACATCGCGACGGGTGGGCATGGATTCTCGGGGCTGTATACCGGCTTGCCTTTGCTTCATGGTAGCCGGATGTGAGGTGGCCCGCAAAACGTCCGGGGGGTTGCCCGTGTCTTCGTCCCGCGGCTCCCGCAGGGCGGCCGTGGCGGCGATGCCCCGCCTTGGGGGCACAAAAAAGCCGGCTTCAAGCCGGCTTTTTTGGGAGGTCGCGGTGCCTTACTTGAGGGACAGCACCCAGCTCACGATGGCTTTGAGATCCGCGTCGGGCACCTGGGGGTTGGGCGGCATGGGGACGGTCCCCCAGACGCCGGAGCCGCCCTTCTTCACTTTCTCGATCAGGTGGGCTTCGGCGTTTTTGTCACCGCGGTATTTGGCCGCCACGTCCTTGTAGGCGGGGCCGACCACCTTCTTGTCCACCTGGTGGCAGCTCATGCAGGCGTATTTTTGCGCCAGGGCCTGGCCATCGGCGGCGAAAGCGGGGGCGCCGGCCAGAAGGCCGACAGCGGCAAGGGCGAGGATGGTGGGTTTCATGGCGTCTCCTTGTCAGGTCAGGGAAAAAGTCCGGCCAATCTTAGCCGAGGGTTTCCGTCTTGCCTAGTGTGCCCCACCGGGGGGGTGGTGGAGCACACGGGCTTGACCCATTAACGCCCACGAGGGGCCGCCGTTGACAGGCGCCGGTTCATTCGGGGACAAAGAGGCCGTTCCGGGCGAAGGTCCACAGAAGCTGCGCGCAGGCAACCCGGGTTTCATCGGCGTCGAATTCCGGCCAGCGCGCCTGCATCAACCCGGCAAGTTGTGCCAGATCCCGGCTGCCATCGCAGGCCAGGGCCAAAGTCTGCGCCGCCTCGTCCAGGGCGAGGGCGCTGTGGCGGATTCCCGCCGGGGCTTCGCCCCGGCTGATCTGTAAGCGGGCGAGGGCATGGAGCCGCGGCCGTGGAGAAGGGGTCAAGGTCCACGCCTGGGGCGCGGGGGCAATCCCCAGAAAACGCCAGCTCACCAGGGCGGCGAGCTCGGTGAGGCAGCGCTCGGATTCGCCCGCGCGCGGGTGTCCGCCATGTTGTTCCACCAGGGCGCGGGCGGCCTTGAGGAGATCGTCGTAGGCCACCGCGGCGGGGAAGCGCGCCGATAGCGTCATGAGGGCGGCCTTGGTCAGGGGGTGGCTCGCCTGAAAGGCGGAACGGGTGCTGGTGTGGAAAGTCTGGGGGGTGTCCGCGGCGAGATCGATTTCCTCCTCCGAGGTGACGTCGGCAAACAGGGCCAGGGTGGAAAGTCTGTGGGGCTCAAAAGCCAGGGCCTCGCCCGTGCCGGGGGTGAGCAGACTGCGGCGGAAGGGGCGCAGGGTGAGAAAGTCGTAATACTGGATGCGCCGGGCCAGGGGAAACTCCTCCACCGCCGCCCGCGCCTTCCCGGGCAACCCCTGACCCAGATCGGCGGCGGCTTCTGCATCGCCCACGTAGGTGAGGCCGGCGGCCCGCGCCGCAGCGAGGAAATCGCTCACCAGGAGCGGCTCGTTGTACTCGTCCAGATACTCGTGGTAGAGGTAGCCCGGCGGCGCCTTGAGGAGATAGTCGAGCTCCCGCGCAATGGGCCCAGTCTCGGGGGCGTCGAGGGCGGCATAGGCGGGAGCCATGCGGGCGAGGAATTCCTGCGCCAGGGCAAGCCGCGCCCGGGGATGGCTGGCCTCCCCCACGTGGGCTGCCAGCATGTCCCGCACCATGGCGCGAGCGCGCCAGCCGGGCAGGGTGTTGTAACTCACATAGGCAATGCCGCCAGGCCGCAGCGCTTCGGCGATGACCGGCAGAAGCCCATCCCGCACCGCAGGCGGCACCCAGGAATAGAGACCGTGGGCAATCACATAGTCGAAGCGGCCCAGGTCCGCCACGCCGCTTGCCACGTCGCGATGGAGAAGCCGCACGTTGGTGAGGGACAGCGCCTCGATGAGGGCGCAGCCGGCTTCCACCTGCTGCCGGGAAAGATCGATGCCCACGTACTCGTTGCCGGGACGGTAGAAGGCCATGGGAATGAGATTGCCGCCACTGGCGGCGCCCAGTTCCAGTACCCGGCAGCCTTCCACCGGCGGCGGCGTGAGGCCGGCAAGGTGCGCCGCCGCCGCCAGCGCATCCGGATGCGTGGCGGGGATGGGCAGGCTTTCGTAGGGGATGGCGTCGTAACTTACGAGGGTGTTTGACGCCTCGGGGGCCATCATTCCTGGATCAGGGCACGCAGGACCTTTTCCATTTCGGGATGATCGAACTCCCGCCCGCCCATGGCGCGATAGGCGATGCGGCCCTGTTTGTCCACGATGAAACTGGCGGGCAGGCCCTTCACGCCCCATGCCTTGGCGCTTTTGCCTTCGCCATCGAGGAGGATGGGGAAGGTGGGCGCGGGTTCGAGCTGGCCGGTGAAGCTGAAGACGAGATCGAAGTTTTCCATCTGGTTCACGGCGAGGATGGCGAAGGGCTGATCCTTCAGTTTCTGGTGCAGCCGCTCCATGGACGGCATTTCCCGGCGGCAGGGCGGACACCAGGTGGCCCAGAAATTCACCAGCACCACTTTGCCCCGGTAGTCCGACAGGCGCTGCAGTTTGCCGTCCAGGTCCTTGAAGGCGAAATCCTTCGCCTGGGCGCGGGGCTTGACGGGCGTGAGGTGAAAGGTGAGCTCCGGCAGTTGCGTCTGTGCCCCGGCCGGCGTTGCGCTAGCGAGGGGCAAAAGAAAAACGAGGAAGGCGAAAAGCCGCGCGGGCCAACCTGCTGCCTCAAGTTTGCTGCGGTCTTTCGCCCTAGCGCAGGCCGGAGCCTGTCGGGCACTCCAGATTTTCCAACCGACCGGTGTAGCGTTTGCCATGCTGTCTCCAGGTGTAGATGAGATCGAAACGGGTGCCGGGGGCGACGCGGGGCGTGGTGAAACCCTGGGCCCAATCCCCCACGTCGAACTCGATGTCGTCGGGCAGGATGGAATAGCTGAAATCGGCGCCCAGCTTCTTCCATACGGCGATCCACTCGGATTTGGTGCGCAGGCGGTGACGCTTGCCGTCCGGGGTGACATAGCGCCACTCCGCCACGCGGTAGGAAAGGGGCGCGTTGCTTTCATTGCGCACCACCGTGCCGAAAATGCAGAAGCCTTTCATGCTGGCATAGAGTGCCGGCGGCAGATCCCGGGAGGCATAGGTCGCCTCGACGAATTCCGGCAGAAGCTGCACCAGCTCGATGCTGAAACCCCGGTCCAGCTTTCTCCAGCTCTTGAGCCCGGTCTCCGGATTGACCATCTCCACCTGTCCTTCGGCATGGGCGAGGAAAGGCGAAAGGCACAAAAGCGCCCACAGCAAACGTCGCCCCTTGAGCCCCGGGGCAAGCGGAAAAAGGCGAAGGTTCGTCCCATTCCACAACGTCATTTTCGCTCCAGTTGGCTCACATCCCGGACCGCTCCCGTTGATGCCGAAGTGGTGAGCGCCGCATAGGCCTGCAGGGCGGCGGAGACGATGCGGGTGCGCGCCACGGGCTGCCACGCCTTGGCGCCACGACTTTCCATGGCGGCGCGCCGGCGCGCAAGCTCCTCGTCGCTCACCCTGAGGGTGATGCTGCGGTTGGGGATGTCGATGTCGATGACATCGCCCTCCTCGACCAGGGCGATGGGACCCTTCGCCGCCGCCTCCGGTGAGACGTGACCGATGGAAAGCCCCGAAGTGCCACCGGAGAAGCGGCCATCGGTGATGAGGGCACACAGCTTGCCCAGCCCCTTGGATTTGAGGTAACTCGTGGGATAGAGCATCTCCTGCATGCCCGGCCCGCCTTTGGGTCCCTCGTAGCGGATCAGCACCACGTCGCCCGGTTTGATTTTGTCGCCGAGGATGGCCTCCACCGCTTCCTCCTGGCTTTCGAAAATGCGCGCCGGGCCGGAAAAGCGCAGGATGCTTTCATCCACTCCTGCAGTCTTCACGATGCAGCCTTCCGGGGCCAGGTTGCCATAGAGCACCGCGAGCCCGCCATCGCGGGAATAGGCGTGGGCCACGTCCCGCACGCAGCCGTTGGCCACGTCGGTGTCGAGGCTCTCATAGCGTTTGTTCTGGGAGAAGGCGACGGTGGTGGGCACGTTGCCGGGGGCGGCGCGGAAGAATTCCAGGACTTTTTCGTCGCGGGTGCGGCGGATGTCCCAGTGCTCCAGCGCCTCGCCCAGGGTGGCACTGTGGATGGTGGGCACGTCGCGGTGGATGAGACCGGCGCGGTCCAGTTCACCGAGGATGCGCATCACCCCTCCCGCGCGGTGGACGTCCTCCATGTGGTAGAGGGGCGTGGAGGGGGCCACCTTGCACAGATTGGGCACCTTGCGCGACATGCGGTCGATGTCCTTCATGGTGAAATCCACCCCCGCTTCCCGGGCTGCGGCAAGGAGGTGCAACACGGTGTTGGTGGAGCCGCCCATGGCGATGTCGAGGGCGATGGCGTTTTCGAAGGCTTCAAAGGTGGCAATGGAACGGGGCAGCACGGCCTCGTCGCCACGCTCGTAGTAACTGCGGGCAAGGGCGACGATGAGGCGCCCTGCCTCGATGAACAGGCGCTTGCGGTCGCCATGGGTGGCCACCAGGGAACCATTGCCGGGCAGCGCAAGGCCGAGGGCCTCGGTGAGGCAGTTCATGGAATTGGCGGTGAACATGCCGGAACAGGAGCCACAGGTGGGGCAGGCCGAGCGCTCGGTGAGGGCCACGTCTTCGTCGGTCTCCTGCGGGTCGGCCGCCGCCACCATGGCATCCACCAGATCCAGCTTGACCGTTTTGCCGTGGACAACGGCCTTGCCCGCTTCCATGGGACCCCCGGAAACGAAGACGGTGGGGATGTTGAGGCGCAGGGCGGCCATGAGCATGCCCGGCGTGATCTTGTCGCAGTTGGAGATGCACACCAGGGCATCGGCACAATGGGCATTCACCATGTATTCCACGCTGTCCGCAATCAGCTCCCGGCTGGGCAGGGAATAGAGCATGCCACCGTGGCCCATGGCGATGCCATCATCGACGGCGATGGTGTTGAACTC
The DNA window shown above is from Burkholderiales bacterium and carries:
- the purD gene encoding phosphoribosylamine--glycine ligase — translated: MKTLVIGSGGREHALAWKLAQSPRIQKIFVAPGNAGTALDPDMENVPLTAIPDLVDFARQEKIHLTVVGPEAPLAAGIVDAFRAAGLKIFGPTQQAAQLEASKDYAKAFMVRHGIPTAAYATFTDAAAAHAHVEAKGAPIVIKADGLAAGKGVVVAATVAEAHAAVDMMLGENKLGAAGARVVIEEYLTGEEASFIVMVDGEHVLPLATSQDHKRLLDGDRGPNTGGMGAYSPAPLITPELHARIMREIIQPTVAGLRAEGVPYTGFLYAGLMIDAAGNPRVLEYNCRMGDPETQPIMMRLKSDFLALLEHALSGTLHQVEAQWDRRTALGVVLAAAGYPEAPRTGDVITGLPAPGEDYMVFHAGTALRDGQVVTSGGRVLCVTALGDTVKMAQRRAYEVASRIHFAGMQMRHDIGHRALRR
- the hemF gene encoding oxygen-dependent coproporphyrinogen oxidase, encoding METKRVREFLTELQELIVERLQQVDGKRFRRDEWSRAEGGGGVTCVIEEGNVLERGGVNFSHVMGESLPPSATASRPQLAGRRFEAMGVSLVLHPRNPYAPTVHMNVRFFVAEKPGEAPVWWFGGGMDLTPYYGFEEDAVHFHTLCRNALTPFGADYYPRFKKWCDEYFYLRHRGEPRGVGGIFFDDFSEGGFEHAFNLTESVGDHFLPAYVPILERRMNTPYGERERDFQAYRRGRYVEFNLVYDRGTLFGLQSGGRTESILMSLPPLVKWRYDWKPEPGTPEARLYTDFLIARDWV
- a CDS encoding CDP-alcohol phosphatidyltransferase family protein; translated protein: MGFNHLPNLLTTLRVLAAPVLAWALLTGNFALAFWIFLAAALTDALDGWIARRFQLTTPYGAVMDPLADKLVTLVCVILLTWLSMVPLWLTLALVVRDTIIVGGAFAYHRVFGEVQIRPTRLGKAHTLLAFALFAGVLADAAGYLELDAVREPFFLLVLILTVASGTQYVLLWGRRAAAEASRRQPR
- a CDS encoding EAL domain-containing protein, with translation MRAPLRLLLPLGLTLLLLLIGGISFFTALNDEQADIKTSARQDALAAAAHLARMAEYGFASARSLVEADLAHVATDPRVAAVLILDEANRVISAHRYAWRDRPVAEVMPGFPLERARAAGERRLPLLIEHIDGNRLEVFHPFDFPAAPTEVRSSRRGVVYVRFDVSRQRAAALRAAFAARLPDLVGLVLLIGGLAFYLVHQVSRPLNRLAGVAERFGHGELEARSQPEGPEEIQRLAQAFNHMAEAVAQAQARLAESETRLAITLQSIGDALIATDAAQRVTLMNPVAEALTGWPLAEARGRQLGEVFVIENALTGQPQESPVDRVLAEGIVVGLANHTVLVARDGNRRHIADSAAPIRGVSGEVEGVVLVFRDVTEEYRLRRRLADSERHFRTLADAGQALIWTSGPDKLCDYFNRVWLEFTGRRLEDELGMGWTASVHPEDLPRVVEIYERAFDARQPFRMEYRLRHHSGEYRWIVDQGSPRYDSEGGFLGYVGHCLDITDSKRAEAEIERLAFHDPLTGLPNRTLLRDRLAQAVAAASRNRRRGALMFVDLDHFKRINDVYGHEIGDSLLKEVAQRISLHLRQTDTVARLGGDEFVVLVPDLAPSLQDAATLALALAEKIRLSLTQPVRVGEMDFISGASIGITLFPKDHENIDDLMREADIAMYRAKEAGRNAVAYFEPALQEAVSQRYALEQALREAVRTQAFAVYLQSQLDAAGRLTGAEVLLRWPHPERGLVPPATFIPVAEESGLIVPIGEWVLTQACRLIARLDGEGRGLRIAVNMSPRQFRQPDLVRRVREILTATGADPGYLVLEITESLLLEHTAEVLAHMTELSNLGVRFSIDDFGIGYSSLAYLKRLPLAELKIDKSFVQDVPHDLNDVALVETILAMATHLGLEVVAEGVENTAQYDFLRRQGCERFQGYHFHRPEPLDDWLARLSP
- a CDS encoding ABC transporter substrate-binding protein → MPTRRDVLASLLTLPLWAGCQPARPLVRVAGIVWVGYEPLFLARELGLLDESAVRLVEMPSNTASLMALASKEVEAACLTLDECLLAREGGLDVRVILVFDDSAGADVVMARPPLRTPRDLAGQRIGVEETAAGALMLSKSLEIAGLAPKEVVKVPVTGDRHLAAYQAGEVDALVTWEPYATQLEALGARRIIDSGAFPGLIVDVLVAHASALAAAAESFRQLTAAYFAALDHFLQKPADAARRMAPRLGIPPEAVARAYAGVRMMDRRANRAWLDEGGQRLTAAATQVQTLMLQNGLLRRPVTLAGLADARFLPEAA
- a CDS encoding c-type cytochrome — translated: MKPTILALAAVGLLAGAPAFAADGQALAQKYACMSCHQVDKKVVGPAYKDVAAKYRGDKNAEAHLIEKVKKGGSGVWGTVPMPPNPQVPDADLKAIVSWVLSLK
- a CDS encoding class I SAM-dependent methyltransferase, producing the protein MMAPEASNTLVSYDAIPYESLPIPATHPDALAAAAHLAGLTPPPVEGCRVLELGAASGGNLIPMAFYRPGNEYVGIDLSRQQVEAGCALIEALSLTNVRLLHRDVASGVADLGRFDYVIAHGLYSWVPPAVRDGLLPVIAEALRPGGIAYVSYNTLPGWRARAMVRDMLAAHVGEASHPRARLALAQEFLARMAPAYAALDAPETGPIARELDYLLKAPPGYLYHEYLDEYNEPLLVSDFLAAARAAGLTYVGDAEAAADLGQGLPGKARAAVEEFPLARRIQYYDFLTLRPFRRSLLTPGTGEALAFEPHRLSTLALFADVTSEEEIDLAADTPQTFHTSTRSAFQASHPLTKAALMTLSARFPAAVAYDDLLKAARALVEQHGGHPRAGESERCLTELAALVSWRFLGIAPAPQAWTLTPSPRPRLHALARLQISRGEAPAGIRHSALALDEAAQTLALACDGSRDLAQLAGLMQARWPEFDADETRVACAQLLWTFARNGLFVPE
- a CDS encoding redoxin family protein, with translation MANATPVGWKIWSARQAPACARAKDRSKLEAAGWPARLFAFLVFLLPLASATPAGAQTQLPELTFHLTPVKPRAQAKDFAFKDLDGKLQRLSDYRGKVVLVNFWATWCPPCRREMPSMERLHQKLKDQPFAILAVNQMENFDLVFSFTGQLEPAPTFPILLDGEGKSAKAWGVKGLPASFIVDKQGRIAYRAMGGREFDHPEMEKVLRALIQE
- the ilvD gene encoding dihydroxy-acid dehydratase, giving the protein MPRYRSWTTTHGRNMAGARALWRATGMKETDWDKPIIAIANSFTQFVPGHVHLRDLGQLVAQEIEKAGGVAKEFNTIAVDDGIAMGHGGMLYSLPSRELIADSVEYMVNAHCADALVCISNCDKITPGMLMAALRLNIPTVFVSGGPMEAGKAVVHGKTVKLDLVDAMVAAADPQETDEDVALTERSACPTCGSCSGMFTANSMNCLTEALGLALPGNGSLVATHGDRKRLFIEAGRLIVALARSYYERGDEAVLPRSIATFEAFENAIALDIAMGGSTNTVLHLLAAAREAGVDFTMKDIDRMSRKVPNLCKVAPSTPLYHMEDVHRAGGVMRILGELDRAGLIHRDVPTIHSATLGEALEHWDIRRTRDEKVLEFFRAAPGNVPTTVAFSQNKRYESLDTDVANGCVRDVAHAYSRDGGLAVLYGNLAPEGCIVKTAGVDESILRFSGPARIFESQEEAVEAILGDKIKPGDVVLIRYEGPKGGPGMQEMLYPTSYLKSKGLGKLCALITDGRFSGGTSGLSIGHVSPEAAAKGPIALVEEGDVIDIDIPNRSITLRVSDEELARRRAAMESRGAKAWQPVARTRIVSAALQAYAALTTSASTGAVRDVSQLERK